One window of the Camelina sativa cultivar DH55 chromosome 1, Cs, whole genome shotgun sequence genome contains the following:
- the LOC104792106 gene encoding actin-depolymerizing factor 5, which produces MAMAFKMATTGIRVTDECTSSFMEMKWKKIHRYIVFKIDEKSRKVTVDKVGGAGENYHDLTASLPVDDCRYAVFDFDFVTVDNCRKSKIFFIAWSPEASRIRAKILYATSKAGLRRVLEGIHYELQATDPTEMGFDIIQDRAK; this is translated from the exons ATGGCGATGGCTTTCAAGATG GCGACGACAGGGATACGCGTGACGGATGAGTGTACGAGCTCATTCATGGAgatgaaatggaaaaaaatacacAGATACATAGTTTTCAAGATCGATGAGAAGTCACGTAAAGTCACCGTCGATAAAGTCGGCGGCGCCGGCGAAAACTACCACGATCTCACCGCTTCTTTACCTGTTGACGACTGTCGCTACGCCGTCTTCGATTTCGACTTTGTCACCGTCGATAACTGCCGCAAGAGCAAGATCTTCTTCATCGCATG GTCGCCGGAGGCGTCGAGGATAAGGGCGAAGATATTGTACGCGACGTCAAAGGCAGGGCTGAGGAGAGTATTGGAAGGGATTCACTATGAGCTTCAAGCCACTGATCCGACGGAGATGGGTTTCGATATCATCCAAGACCGTGctaagtaa